From Staphylococcus sp. IVB6214:
CATTTTTTCTCACCCATTCATTGATCATGATACTTCCATTTTACAGAGTTCCATCCCTTTACGAAAGCCTTTTTACCGAATTAAGGGATTTCCCATTCAATTTGTTCAAAACATATACATAAACGCTCAAATCACCTTTGAAAAAATAGAATAACGTAATGATTTGTCAACTAATATCATGTAAAAACTGTAATAAATTATGTCCGAATTATATCCAATTAGAATCTAAAATTTGACAACTGTTAAGCGCTTTCAATAATTGCGTGATTTTGTTCACAAGAGTTGGTATACTGTTTGTGAAATGATGAACAAAACCTAACAGGAGGTATACTCATGATTAAAGAACCAAAGAAACAAAACAATGCATGGTCAGGATTTAAAACAGGTCGTTGGACACGTAACGTAGATGTGCGTGAATTCATCCAACTGAACTTCACTGGATATCAAGGTGATGATAGTTTCTTAGAAGGTCCTACCGAAGCAACATCTAAATTATGGGATCAAGTAATGCAGTTATCAAAAGAAGAACGTGAACGTGGTGGCATGTGGGATATGGATACGAAAGTTGTTTCAACAATCCTTTCTCATGATGCAGGATACTTAAATCAAGATCTAGAACAAATCGTCGGCGTTCAAACAGATAAACCATTCAAACGCTCGATGCAACCATTCGGTGGTATTCGTATGGCAAAAGCAGCATGTGAAGCATACGGATATGAACTAGACGAAGAAACTGAACGTATCTTCACAGACTATCGTAAAACACACAACCAAGGTGTATTCGATGCATACTCTAAAGAAATGTTAGCTTGTCGTAAAGCAGGTATCATTACGGGTCTTCCTGATGCTTACGGTCGTGGTCGTATTATCGGTGACTACCGTCGTGTTGCTTTATACGGTATTGACTTCTTAATGGCAGAAAAACAACGTGACTTCAATGACCTTTCTTCTACTATGTCTGAAGATGTCATTCGTTTACGTGAAGAAGTGTCTGAACAATACCGTTCACTTAAAGAATTAAAAGAACTTGGTGAACGCTATGGTTTCGACTTGAGCCGTCCAGCGGAAAACTTTAAAGAAGCTGTTCAATGGTTATACTTAGCTTACCTTGCAGCAATCAAAGAACAAAACGGTGCTGCAATGAGTCTTGGTCGTACTTCTACTTTCTTAGATATCTATGCAGAACGTGACTTACAAGCAGGTACAATTACAGAATCAGAAGTTCAAGAAATCATTGACCACTTCATTATGAAATTACGTCTTGTAAAATTCGCACGTACACCTGATTACAACGCACTCTTCTCTGGTGACCCTACTTGGGTAACAGAATCTATCGGTGGTGTTGGTATCGACGGTCGTCCAATGGTTACGAAAAACTCATTCCGTTTCCTACACTCTTTAGACAACTTAGGTCCTGCACCTGAACCAAACTTAACTGTATTATGGTCTACACGCTTACCAGAAAACTTCAAACGCTACTGTACGAAGATGAGTATTAAAACAAGCTCTATTCAGTACGAAAACGATGATTTAATGCGTGAAAGCTATGGCGATGACTACGGTATTGCGTGCTGTGTATCTGCGATGAGAATTGGTAAACAAATGCAATTCTTCGGTGCACGTGCCAACTTAGCAAAAACATTATTATACGCAATTAACGGTGGTAAAGATGAAAAATCTGGCAACCAAGTCGCACCAAAATTTGCACCAATCGAATCTGATGTTTTAGATTACGATGAAGTGTATGCACAATTTGATGAAATGATGGAATGGCTTGCAGGCGTATACGTGAACTCATTGAACGTTATTCATTACATGCATGACAAATACAGCTATGAACGTATTGAAATGGCATTACATGACACAGATGTTCACCGTACAATGGCAACAGGTATCGCTGGTCTTTCAGTTGCAGCTGACTCATTATCTGCAATCAAATACGCAGAAGTTCGTCCAGTCCGTGATGAAAACGGCCTTGTTGTAGACTTCGAAACAACTGGTGACTTCCCTAAATACGGTAACAACGACCCTCGCGTCGATGACATCGCAGTTCAATTAGTTGAAAGCTTTATGAGAAAGTTACGTAAACACAAAACTTACCGTGACTCTGAACATACAATGAGTGTATTAACAATCACATCTAACGTTGTATATGGTAAGAAAACTGGTAATACACCAGATGGACGTAAAGCTGGTGAACCATTTGCACCGGGTGCAAACCCAATGCACGGCCGTGATGAAAACGGTGCTTTAGCATCACTCTCATCTGTCGCAAAATTACCATATGACTGCTGTAAAGATGGTATCTCAAATACATTTAGTATCGTTCCAAAATCACTTGGTAAAGAAGATCATACACAAGAACAAAACTTAGTCAGCATTTTAGATGGTTATGCATTACAACACGGTCACCATCTCAACATCAACGTATTCAACCGTGAAACATTGTTAGATGCGATGGAACACCCTGAAGAATATCCACAGTTGACAGTTCGTGTATCTGGATACGCTGTAAACTTCATCAAGTTAACACGCGAACAACAACTCGATGTTATTTCACGTACATTCCACGAATCAATGTAACAAGAAGGTAACAAGAAGGTGGGAAAGGAGTGCTTAGGGAGTGAGCAGAATCCGAGCAATGAACAAAATTGATTTCCAAATTTTGATGAATTGCGAAATTCTGTCGAAATCCCTACTCCTTGAGCACTGACAATAGAAGGTGGGAGAGAAGCGGTTAGAATTTGAGCAGACCCCTGCAATCTCAAATGCACTAATGAGACTTCTCAAACACGAATTAACGAAAGGAAACAGAGGGATATACTATGTTAAAAGGTCACATTCATTCAATAGAAAGTTTAGGTACTGTGGACGGCCCTGGTCTACGTTACATCATCTTCACACAAGGTTGCTTATTGCGGTGCTTATATTGCCATAACCCCGACACATGGAAAATCAATGAACCGTCAAGAACTGCAACATCTGATGAACTTGTGGCTGAAATTACACCGTATCTCCCTTACTTCCAAGCATCTGGAGGCGGTGTCACAGTAAGTGGTGGCGAACCGCTTCTCCAAATGCCGTTTATTGAAGATTTATTTGAAAAGCTTCAAGCACAGGGCATTCATACATGTATTGATACATCTCTTGGGTGCGCCAATGATTCAGAAGCTTTTAGAAAACATTTCGACCAACTACTACCCCATACAGATTTATTGATGGTCGACATTAAACATATTGATAATGAAAAGCATAAACGTTTAACAGGAAAACCTAACACCCATATATTAAAGTATATTCAGTACTTAGCCGATAAGAAGCAACCAATCTGGATACGACATGTCCTAGTGCCAGGTTTAACTGACGCCCCAGAAGACCTGCGTGCACTTGGTGAATTTATCAACCAGCTAGGTAACGTTGAGAAGTTCGAATTGCTTCCATACCATCAGCTGGGCGTTCATAAATGGCAAGCCCTTGGCATTCCATATGAACTAACGGATGTCTCCCCTCCAACAGATGAAGATGTCGCAGAAGCATATCGATTGGTTAACTTTAATGGTGTTACCCCCTTAACACCAGTTGGCTAAAAACATATAATTCACATACTCCTACCTATATATATTAAAGAACGTAAAAAGCTACACGCAAACCCCTGAGCGTGTAGCTTTAATATTTTCTAGCAAGACAAGTTATGCTTCTTCATTCGCTGTGAAACGATAAATGTCTGGTTGATACAACTTGAGTACTTTGCAGAATAATGTGTTGACGATGAAGCCTACAACTAAAGGTACGCCTATAAATACAAAACCGGCTATTAATACATTCATCATCGTTCCATGTTGCAAAAATTCTAATGCTTTAATTGGACCTACAAGACCTACGATACCGAACCCTGCAGATTCTTTTGTACCCTCAATACCGACAAGTGCACCGACAATCCCTGTAACACCTGCTGTTAAACCAATTGGCAATAAGAGAATAGGATAACGAATAATATTCGGCATCATCATCTTCATTCCACCAAGAATAATCGCCACTGGGACACCCAGCTTATTCACACGCAAGGTGCCGATAAACAGGACAACTGCTGCGGCTGCAACACCAATTGCTGCTGCACCTGCTGCAAGGCCAGAAATACCAATTGCTAAACCAACCGCAATTGTTGATACAGGTGATACGATAATGAATGAAAACAAGATTGCAATCAACATACACATCAATATGGGTTGCAACGTTGTGAGTGTATTGACCACATTCCCAATTGCCAGCGTAATCTTACTAACATAAGGCAAGGTTAAAAGACCGATAAGTCCTGGAATCCCTCCTACTAGAATAGGTAATAAAATGATTGTTAAACTTCCTAATCGCCCACTCAACCAAAGTACCATTAAAACAGCGATTGAAGCTGTTAACATCGTATTGATTAAATCACCGATACCGACAATTTGCCAACCGGCTTCTGTTGCTTGTGCTGCACCTGAACCAACATACGCTGCCGCTCCAACAACTGCCGTTTCCATCGGATTCAACTTAAATTGAAATGCAATGAGCACCCCAACCATTAAAGGTAAGGCGAATTGAATGCCTAACACAACATGATGTAATGTTTCGAAAAAAGGCATCGACTTCCCTAAATATTGAAACAGTCCACCTAATACCGCATTCGGAATCAACCCAACAACAATGGCTACGGCTAATCCATTTAATACGTTAAACGTAAACTTTTTAAACGTCATTTTTTCATTTTCAATTGTTCCCATATTTTTCCCTCCTTAGATGTATGATACATCTTGTTAGCTATTATACGCTATTTTTTTAGAACATTTCGACAAAATCATAAAAAAGATCACTTTCTCGAATTCCGACTTTACCGATAAGGATTTATATGGTATTTTAATGTTCAAGGAGGGAACGACATGTTAGAAGTTAAAAATTTGCACCAAAAATATCATGAAAAAACCGTACTCAACAATGTCTCATTTTCACAATCACAAGGTACAGTCACTGCCATCATTGGTCCAAGTGGTTCTGGTAAAACAACGCTATTAAGAACATTAAACGCACTCGTACAACCACAAAAAGGAAGTATTTCAATCAATGATGTCACAGTCGACTTTGAACATACAACAAAGCAAGGCATCAAACAGCTGCGCAGCCAATCGGCGATGGTCTTTCAAAACTATAATCTTTTCAGCAATAAAACAGCGTTAGAAAATATTACAGAAGGCTTGATTTATGGTCAAAAATATTCAAAAGCAGATGCTGAAAAGATCGCTTATGAACTTTTAGACGAAGTGAATTTGCGTCAACATGCGGATCATTATCCAATTCAACTCTCTGGTGGACAAAGCCAACGTATCGGTATCGTACGTGCATTGGCACTGAATCCGAAGTTACTTCTGTTAGATGAACCGACATCTGCATTAGACCCAGAATCTGTCACAGGTATCCTGTCGCTTATCAAAAAGATCGCGCAACAAGGTATGACGATGACGCTCGTCACACATGAAATTCAATTCGCTGAAGCTGTTGCTGATCAAATCATCTTTATTGATCATGGGGAGATTATTCCTCAAGGCTCTCCAGAACAAGTTTTACATAATCGTGAACATCCACGTCTACAACAATTTTTAGAACGTGTCGATACGAAGCAGGTGATTGTATGATCAAACGCTTGTCCCAACTGCTCTTAGTCATTGGCCTTGCAACGATACTCGCAAGTTGTCAATCTGAAGATACATCCCAAAATCAGAAGAAGGTCGTAAAAGTAGCCGTCTCTGCCGAAGTCAATCCACCATACTTATATACAGACAAAAACAATCGTTTTATCGGCTTAGATATGGATTATATGAAGCTATTAGAGAAAAAGTTACCACAATATGATTTTCAATATGAAATTGGAGAAGAAGAAGCCAACTTAGTAGGACTCGGTGCAGGTAAGTTCGACATGGCTATTAACTGGTTCTTCAAGACGCCTGAACGCGAGGAAAAGTTCTTATATCAAAACGAACATTATAGCTATTCATTGACGATGTTGACTGTACATAAAGATAACAATACGATTCATAGTTTAGACGATATGACGAATCATCAACTCACACCAATGGCTCCGAGTGGTGGATTGTACTCTATCCTATCACGCTATAACGAATCACATACAGAACAGATCGATATCGATACGATTCACTCACCTTCTAACGGTGATAACTTGAAGATGATCTCACAAGGCCGTCGTGATGCGATGTTTATCAACTGGAACACGTATACGGCAATTCAAAAGGAATTGAATCAAGACGTTAAAATTGGCGGTATCGTAACCAAAGAGCCACTTCATATCGTCTATAACAAAGAAAACAAACAATTGCACGATGACATTGATCGTGCCACAAAAGCGCTCAAAGAAGAAGGTAAGTTACAAGAATTGTCACACCGCTACTTTGACATTGATATTTACCAAGATTTAGACACAATTAACCAACATATCGACGCATTGGAAGTGCAGTAACATGAACATTGATTGGCCAAGTTTGTTTCAACAAGTATTACAACAATTACCTATCACACTCGTCATGATTGTCACTGCGCTCTTCTTTGCACTGATTCTCGGATTGATTCTTGCGATTATTCGCATTCGACGTGTTCTTGTTCTCAATCCAATCGTACGTATCTTTTTGTCGTTTAGCCGTAGCACACCACTTGTCTTGCAACTCTTTCTTGTGTATTTTGCACTACCACAAGTATTGCTCTTTATCGGCATCGACATTAACCAATGGAGTCGCCTTTTCTTCGCAATTTTAGCGTTCACTTTGCATTCAGGTGCTTATCTGTCAGAAGTGATTCGCGCTGGCTATCAATCCGTACCATACGCACAAGTAGAAGCTGGTCTAACTGTTGGGTTAACCTATCCGCAAGTGGTACGCCGTATTATCGTCCCACAAGCATTACGCAATAGTTTACCGAACTTGACGACTCAAATTATCGAACTGATCAAAGACACATCTCTTGCCTTTACAATTGGCATTATCGACATGATGGGGCAAGTACAACTCATCATTGGCAATAACTATGGTCTCGGTATGCTAGAAGTTTATGTTGTCATCTCAATTATTTACTGGGCACTCGCACTTATCGTTCAAGGTGCATTGGCATTTGTTTCCCATCGTTCAAGTCGCCCATATCAAGTATAAGGAGGCATTATCTATGTCATTTATGATTGAAGCTTTTACTGAAGCCTTAAAAGGCGTTCCTTATACCATTGCAGTCGCAGTCGTTGCGATTATCGTCGGGTTATTGATTGGAAGCCTTTTTGCACTTATTCAATTTCGACGTGTTCCTGTACTTTCACAGATCATTGTCGTCTATAACTCATTTATGCGCAGTACACCCCTTATTGTGCAACTCTTTATTTTTTATTACGGCTTGCCCGCACTTATTCTGTGGCTAAATGCACAATTTCATTGGAAGTTGAACCCAGATATGTTCCATCCACTTGTCATTGCGCTTATCGCCTTTTCATTGCACGCTGTGGCATATCTCTCCGAAAGTATCAAAGGGGGGGTTATTAGCCGTGTCACAAGATCAATATGAAGCTGCACAAACAATTGGATTGAGCAAATGGCATCTTTATACACGTATTGTTTTGCCACAAGCTTATGGTTATGCACTTCCAAATATCGAAAATCAATTCATTATGCTCATCAAAGGGACATCCCTTGCGTTTGCAATACAAATTCCGGAAATTATGGGTGTAAGTGCCGTCATCGCCAACGAAGGTTATCGCTTTGTTGAAGTTTATACGATTGCTGTTGTTTTCTATTGGGTATTAGCAATTGCATTAGAATTTGTGTTCCATCGACTTGAAGGACATACTACGCGCTATCTTCGTGCGTAAACATTACACTAAAGGATACAGCATCATTCTCGAGCTTTTCTAGAATGATGTTGTATCCTTTTTTAGATATATTCTCATTTAGAATATGGATTTTTGTTTTATACCACAGTTCAAACCTTTGAAAATAAAGTACTTTCATCTCACAATCAATCTTTTATTTTCGCAATCATTTTTTGAGAATGAGAATCAATTAGTCATTTTCCCGTCACAAACTTAGCCTTTTCCCTAATGTTCAAATTATCACAATGAGCGTATACTAGAGATATCACTCATATAGGGAAAGGATGTTCCAAAATGATTCAATCAACAGAAAAAGTAGCAGATGTTGTTACAAAATATCCAAAAACGGCTGATGTTTTCCGTAAGTATGGCATCGACTTTTGTTGTGGTGGTCAAATCTCAATCGATGAAGCAGCTGCAAATAGCAAACGTGCAGAGTTAGATACATTATTACCAGAGTTAGAAGAAGCAAGCAAAATTCAAGCAGAAGGTATCAACCCAAGCTACCTAGATGTTCCTTCACTTATTCAATATATCGAAGCACGTTATCACGAAACATTACGTGAAGAGTTAAAACAATTAACACCTTACGTGACAAAGTTAGCGCGTGTTCACGGTCCAAGTCACCCATATTTAGTAGAACTCAAAGAACTTTACGACACTTACAAATCAGGTATGTTAACTCACACTGATGAAGAAGATAAAGAAACATTCCCTAAATTAATCAAAGCACATAATGGGGAAACAGTTCCGGATCTTGAAGAAGCAGTACAATCACTTGTTGATGACCACACAGGTACAGGTGCATTACTTGAAAAAATGCGCGAATTGACAAATGACTACCAACCACCAGTAGAAGCATGTGGTACATGGCGTCTTGTTTACAACCGCTTAGAAGCGTTGGAAGAAGAGACTCACGCACATGTTCATCTTGAAAACCACGTATTGTTCCCAAAAGTAAGTGCATAATCACAATATAAAAAAGACTGGCAGCACGCCAGTCTTTTTTTACTGTCATATTTTAATTTGAACTACTTGATGCGGCACTTTGTCGCACCATTTCAAAGTATTCAAATGCCACTTGGAATAGCAACATCAACAATAAGGGTGGGTATTGATCAGTATCTATGGTCACTTGATGTTCTGTTCTAAGTTTGAAATAACTTGATTTTGAATTTAAGAGTTCTGTTTCCCGTTCATCTTTTATGATAATGCTATGCGATAAAATCCCTGTTTGTAGCTTAAGTTCATTTGCCTGCATATCTGTATATCGCATCTTAGGTTTTACCCAGCTAAAACTCGCTTTCAGTTCTCCGATTGGCTTATGGTTGTGATAAACTTGCCAAGCTGGTAGGAATAGCGTACTCAGTGACCTTTCTCGACGCACTTCATACAGGTCTTTTCCATCTGTAATCTCATATTCTTGTTTCATCGCACTTAACCAAGATGACATTTTACTACGCTTCTTTTTATTTAAGATACGCAGTGACATTACTTGTTTGTCCTGTTCATTCAATACAGAAATTTCTTTCGTCGAACCATCCCAAAAATTTTCTTTGTAATGATACTTTTTCATGTCTCTCCCTCCTTTAACGTGTCTGTGCTATTTGATAAAAACGTGCCATATTCTCTGCCCAGCGTTTTAAAGATATTGGTCCTTCAGCTAGCGCAGTTTCTAAAGAACAAGGTCCTGATAGTAAACTATATACCGCATCAATTCCATATTTAAACACTGCTTCATATCCTTCACCAATACTACCTGCTACGGCGATGACAGGTTTATGATATTTTTTCGCTGCTTGTGCCACACCGACTGGCGTTTTGCCGAATGCTGTTTGTCCATCAATACGACCTTCCCCTGTTATAACCAAGTCGGCATTCAGTGCGTGATGTCTAAAGTTCGTGACGTCTAGCACTATCTCTACACCACTGCGCAACGAGACAGGTAAACATGCAAGTAACCCTGCACCCAGCCCGCCTGCTGCACCGGCACCTGGAATATCCGCCACCGCTTTATGTAAATCTTGTTTGATCACATTGTGATATTGCGTGAGTGCTTGTTCAAGGATTGGGAATGTCTCGTCCGTAACACCTTTTTGTGCGCCATACACTGCCGTAGCCCCTGTCTCGCCGAGTAACGGATTCGTCACATCACACGCAACTTCGAATGTCACATCTGACAAACGGCTATCTATATTCGTCACATCGATATGTGCTAAATGCTGTAATGCAGCACCACCACGTTCAATAGACGCTCCTTTGACATCCAATAATTCCACGCCTAACGCTTGTAATAAGCCTGCACCACCATCATTCGTGGCACTCCCACCAATACCTAATATAATACGTGATACCCCTTGATCTAACGCATCTTTTATCAGTTCACCTGTTCCAAACGTTGTAGCCATCAGTGGATTCAGTGTTTCTGGTGTTAACAAGTCTAAGCCAGACGCAGCTGCCATCTCGATAATAGCTGTTGTCCCATCAAATGCAAGACTGTACGACGCATGAACGGGTACGCCGAGTGGTCCTGTCACTTCTATCATTCTCCACACGCCGTTGAGTGCATCGTGTAAGGATTGTGTTGTTCCTTCCCCACCATCAGCCATAGGCACTTTGTCATAAGTCCATGTCTCCCCCATGACTGAACGCCATCCTGCTTCTATCGCCTGTGCTGCCTCCATTGCCGTCATACATCCTTTAAATGAATCTGGCGCAATGACTAGTCGTTTTTTCATGTTGTTACACCTCTTTGTGTTTATCATCTATCTCCATTATATCTCTAAAATAGCGATGATGTTTCTCAAAAACAACCAATAAAAATGACTTATGAACATCTCACTGCTCATAAGCCATCCTATCAAGTCAATTTATGCCGCTTCAGCAACATAAATACTACGTTTCAACCACTGTCCTGTGTTCGGATCATAATCATCACATGTAATCAGTGTCAGTTGATCTTTCTCTTTATTCATTTCTTCCAAGACTTCTACTTGTGTTGGATCAACATCTTTAATCGACGTAATCTTGTATTTTCGTTCTTCATTTCCAACTTTGAATGTGACCGCATCGCCTTTTTTTGCTTTATGCAAATCTGTAAACTGATTGTATAAGTTATAATCTGTGTGGCCTGCAATCGAAATATTTTGGTCGGACAATGATTCATCTTCTTCTGCAAACGCCAATCCACGTTTCAACTGTTCAGGCGTCGCTGCACCCGGATAAACAGCTTCTTTAATATCAACTGATGGAACCGTCAACACACCAACTACTTGAGATTTATCTTTTGGTATCTCCTGTTGCGCAGGTTGCTTTTTTGACTCATATTGTTCAATTTTTTGCTCTGTCTCTTGTTGGGCAAAATAGCTATCAATTTTCGTTTTGAATACCAAATATAATCCACCTAAAATAAGCACAATACCAAGTAACGGTACTAAAATATTTTTCAATTGTTTCATGATTCGTTTCCTCTTTTACTCTAAAATATTTAGAACCATTCTACCACACAACCAAACAAATACCTATACGAATTCGTTTGACACGATAAGTTAACAAGCTATTCGAGGTTCGTTATCAAGTTCAGAGATTTCTTTCCATACAAAAAAGCCAGGATATTGCGCGTATCCTGACTTTCAAATTCATATATGATTAAACTTCTGATTCTTCTCTAATCAATGGATGATCTGGTCTTACAAAGAACCATAAAATAATTGCAATGACTACCAAGACTAACATTAAACGTAATGTTGTAGGCCAGCCCATGATTGTTGCAAGATAACCTGCAAGAATCGGACTTAACATCGCTCCAATGTTCCCCCATAAGTTCATCCAACCTGATACTGTACCCGCAAAGTTACGACCTAAGTCAGTTGCTGATGCCCAGCTCATAACCATTGAAAGTCCAATACCACCTAAACATACTGACATCCAGAAAATATTCATTGCCAATGTTTGCGCACCTACTGCAAAGTTCAACGCAACACCGAAAACAACGAAGCCTGCAATTGCGATAGACGCACGTGCCATGAAGCGTGACTTTCCTGCGCTTAAAATTCTATCTGAAATAAAACCACCTGATAGAATTAAAAGGAACATGACAAACCATGGAATACCAGCGATTTTACTCATTGTTAAGTTATCGATATGGAATGTTTCCATTAAGTATGTTGGTAACCACATTAAGAATAATGTAATTGCGAATTGTACAATAAAGTATTGTGCCGCAATTGCATAGAAGCTAAAACGTGTGAAAAAGATTCCCCATGGTGCTGATGATTTTTCAGTTGAAACAACATCACGGTTTTCCATGATGAATTGTTTTTCTGCTTCGCTCACCATTTTATGATGCTCAGGTAAGTCTTTTGCAATAATTGCCCACAACATAGCGATTAAGAAACCGATTGCCCCAAAGATATAAAATACGGCTTGCCAACCGAATGTGTTGTAGATAGCAACTGTAATAAATGGCGCTAATACAGGACCAAAGTATGAACCTGCTAATAACGCACTTGATGCACGTCCTTTTTCATTCTTACCAAACCAATGTGTATTGAACACAGCATTCGATGGATACATCGGTGCTTCCCCAACACCGAATAAGAAACGTACTAAGTATAGTAAACCGTGGTTTTTCACTAATCCTGTTAAGATTGTGAATGCGCTCCACCAAATTAAAGCGACCGAAATCATTTTTTTCGGTCCGAACTTCTCAGCTAAGACCCCTGAAGGTACTTGCATTAATGCATAACCAAGTGAGAAGAATGACGCTAAGAACCCAAATTGCGTCTTTGTTAAATTTAAATCTTCCATCATCGGAACAGCGATATATGAGATATTAGCCCTGTCCATATAAGCAATAACCCCGATTAAGAAGAAAAACCCTGCAAACATCCAACGGATATTTGTTTTCTTTCTAGTCATGATTTTTACCCCGCTTTCATTAGGTCATCAGATGACCTTTCAAATTAGCAATTTGAATATACCACAGGTGTAAAACGTTTACAAGAAAATTTTCAACACTTCAGAAACCGGTTTCAGTTTGTGCATTTTATCACAATTAAACTAGTATCATAGACCATCATCAAGGCGTTTGGAAGACCTTATAAACCAAGCATTAATACAAATTATTTACTATATTGCAATAGTAAATAATTTTATGCGAAATATCTAAAAACTTTTTTGACATACACACTCATCCTCATCATTTTTTCTACTTATTGCAATACTTTTATCCTCCGTAATCCATGCCTTATGATGAATCATTCAATGTTCAAATGTTGTTTATTAACGTAACAAGAATAATGTGGTTTAATAGAGATGGAAGCGCTTAAAATAAAATTAATGATTGAGTAAGAGGTGTCTATCACATGCATTCAGCAAAAGAAACAGAACTCAAGAAACAGTATCTCGACTTGCTCGCTGAAAAATACGATTCAGAAGAAAAAGTTGCAACAGAACTGATCAGCTTGGCGTCTATTTTAGAGTTACCAAAGGGGACAGAACATTTTGTCAGTGATTTGCACGGGGAATATCATGCGTTCCAGCACGTGTTACGCAATGGTTCTGGAAATATCCAATCAAAAATTCATGATATTTTTGATGAGCGTCTTTCTGAAGATGATATCAATGAATTGATTGCCTTAGTATACTATCCCGAAGATAAGATAAAACGTATCAAGGCAAACTTCGACTCTAAAGATGCCCGCAATGAATGGTATCAATGTACGATTCATCAACTACTAGAGTTAGTTACATTCACTTCTTCAAAATATACACGTTCAAAATTAAGAAAAGCTTTACCGAAACAATTCGTTTTTATTATTGAAGAATTGTTATATAAAACAAATCGCTACAACAATAAAAGTAACTATTATTCAACAATTATTCATCAAGTCATTGAATTAAACCAATCCGATAAATTAATTATCGGGCTCTCTAACACCATTCAAAGACTTGTAGTTGACCATTTACATGTTGTCGGAGATATTTATGACCGTGGGCCACATCCCGACAAAATCATGGATACAC
This genomic window contains:
- a CDS encoding PTS sugar transporter subunit IIC yields the protein MGTIENEKMTFKKFTFNVLNGLAVAIVVGLIPNAVLGGLFQYLGKSMPFFETLHHVVLGIQFALPLMVGVLIAFQFKLNPMETAVVGAAAYVGSGAAQATEAGWQIVGIGDLINTMLTASIAVLMVLWLSGRLGSLTIILLPILVGGIPGLIGLLTLPYVSKITLAIGNVVNTLTTLQPILMCMLIAILFSFIIVSPVSTIAVGLAIGISGLAAGAAAIGVAAAAVVLFIGTLRVNKLGVPVAIILGGMKMMMPNIIRYPILLLPIGLTAGVTGIVGALVGIEGTKESAGFGIVGLVGPIKALEFLQHGTMMNVLIAGFVFIGVPLVVGFIVNTLFCKVLKLYQPDIYRFTANEEA
- a CDS encoding transporter substrate-binding domain-containing protein, which encodes MIKRLSQLLLVIGLATILASCQSEDTSQNQKKVVKVAVSAEVNPPYLYTDKNNRFIGLDMDYMKLLEKKLPQYDFQYEIGEEEANLVGLGAGKFDMAINWFFKTPEREEKFLYQNEHYSYSLTMLTVHKDNNTIHSLDDMTNHQLTPMAPSGGLYSILSRYNESHTEQIDIDTIHSPSNGDNLKMISQGRRDAMFINWNTYTAIQKELNQDVKIGGIVTKEPLHIVYNKENKQLHDDIDRATKALKEEGKLQELSHRYFDIDIYQDLDTINQHIDALEVQ
- the pflB gene encoding formate C-acetyltransferase, with product MIKEPKKQNNAWSGFKTGRWTRNVDVREFIQLNFTGYQGDDSFLEGPTEATSKLWDQVMQLSKEERERGGMWDMDTKVVSTILSHDAGYLNQDLEQIVGVQTDKPFKRSMQPFGGIRMAKAACEAYGYELDEETERIFTDYRKTHNQGVFDAYSKEMLACRKAGIITGLPDAYGRGRIIGDYRRVALYGIDFLMAEKQRDFNDLSSTMSEDVIRLREEVSEQYRSLKELKELGERYGFDLSRPAENFKEAVQWLYLAYLAAIKEQNGAAMSLGRTSTFLDIYAERDLQAGTITESEVQEIIDHFIMKLRLVKFARTPDYNALFSGDPTWVTESIGGVGIDGRPMVTKNSFRFLHSLDNLGPAPEPNLTVLWSTRLPENFKRYCTKMSIKTSSIQYENDDLMRESYGDDYGIACCVSAMRIGKQMQFFGARANLAKTLLYAINGGKDEKSGNQVAPKFAPIESDVLDYDEVYAQFDEMMEWLAGVYVNSLNVIHYMHDKYSYERIEMALHDTDVHRTMATGIAGLSVAADSLSAIKYAEVRPVRDENGLVVDFETTGDFPKYGNNDPRVDDIAVQLVESFMRKLRKHKTYRDSEHTMSVLTITSNVVYGKKTGNTPDGRKAGEPFAPGANPMHGRDENGALASLSSVAKLPYDCCKDGISNTFSIVPKSLGKEDHTQEQNLVSILDGYALQHGHHLNINVFNRETLLDAMEHPEEYPQLTVRVSGYAVNFIKLTREQQLDVISRTFHESM
- the pflA gene encoding pyruvate formate-lyase-activating protein, which gives rise to MLKGHIHSIESLGTVDGPGLRYIIFTQGCLLRCLYCHNPDTWKINEPSRTATSDELVAEITPYLPYFQASGGGVTVSGGEPLLQMPFIEDLFEKLQAQGIHTCIDTSLGCANDSEAFRKHFDQLLPHTDLLMVDIKHIDNEKHKRLTGKPNTHILKYIQYLADKKQPIWIRHVLVPGLTDAPEDLRALGEFINQLGNVEKFELLPYHQLGVHKWQALGIPYELTDVSPPTDEDVAEAYRLVNFNGVTPLTPVG
- a CDS encoding amino acid ABC transporter ATP-binding protein, giving the protein MLEVKNLHQKYHEKTVLNNVSFSQSQGTVTAIIGPSGSGKTTLLRTLNALVQPQKGSISINDVTVDFEHTTKQGIKQLRSQSAMVFQNYNLFSNKTALENITEGLIYGQKYSKADAEKIAYELLDEVNLRQHADHYPIQLSGGQSQRIGIVRALALNPKLLLLDEPTSALDPESVTGILSLIKKIAQQGMTMTLVTHEIQFAEAVADQIIFIDHGEIIPQGSPEQVLHNREHPRLQQFLERVDTKQVIV